The nucleotide window TTTGGTAGGACTGGTTGAAGGAGGgatagaaaaagaagaagaatggAAAAGGTACACTTGGGATAATTGGAAGATAAGATTGGAGGAGGATTTCAATCAATTCTATTTTTTGTtggataaggaaaaaaaggaatggctTGACAAGATAGAAGgggaatgggaaaaattgatacaagaaatggaaaaaaaatggacgatTAATGAAAAAGGCTTTGACAACAACGCACATTTATCTGATATTCTGGAAGAGTCATCAACATGGAATTATTCTCAGTGGGAAGATTGGATTAGAACAAAGGGGAGTCGACTTATGGAAATTGAATGGGAAAATTGGGTTAATGAAaatgattccttttttaatgatatgATTGTGAACAAATGGATTCAGTGGAAGAATTCAAAAATAATGTCATGGGTCACGAGTGAATGGAAAACTGATGAAGATTCTTATTGGGcgaattgggaaaaaaacaaatcatGCAAATTGTTGCATATGACAGAGAGAACGAAATGgctaaaaatggaaagaaagaaTCAGTAGGGAGTCTGTCGAATGGAAGAATTGGGTTAACATGAAAgaatgtgtgtacatacataacGAGTGGAATAAATGGacagaatggaaaaataataaaagaacgTTGTTTAAAATCTGGAAagatttatttattaacaaGTGGGTTAATGAAAAACAGTGG belongs to Plasmodium cynomolgi strain B DNA, scaffold: 0065, whole genome shotgun sequence and includes:
- a CDS encoding tryptophan-rich antigen (Pv-fam-a;~putative) yields the protein MHISFHVQKGNMESSTYSENDVSEDNTSILREKKKEDKSRRAKGKSLSCVLSTFLAFLTSTAALLNTCSLPSLIEKSDAVDQPVCLVGLVEGGIEKEEEWKRYTWDNWKIRLEEDFNQFYFLLDKEKKEWLDKIEGEWEKLIQEMEKKWTINEKGFDNNAHLSDILEESSTWNYSQWEDWIRTKGSRLMEIEWENWVNENDSFFNDMIVNKWIQWKNSKIMSWVTSEWKTDEDSYWANWEKNKSCKLLHMTERTKWLKMERKNQ